A single genomic interval of Zingiber officinale cultivar Zhangliang chromosome 4A, Zo_v1.1, whole genome shotgun sequence harbors:
- the LOC121971303 gene encoding zinc finger A20 and AN1 domain-containing stress-associated protein 8-like produces the protein MEHNETDCQAQERPILCINNCGFFGSSATMNMCSKCHKDMILKQEQAQLALSSIDNLTNVGSSKDHIVSGNADVDAGSMEPKLCLGPSSSDSVAAGMIAKAKAGGPNRCNSCGKRVGLTGFSCRCGNVFCATHRYSDKHDCQFDYRQAAQDAIAKANPVVKAEKLDKI, from the coding sequence ATGGAGCACAACGAGACTGACTGCCAAGCCCAAGAACGCCCGATTCTCTGCATCAACAACTGCGGCTTCTTCGGAAGTTCAGCAACCATGAATATGTGCTCCAAGTGCCACAAGGACATGATTCTGAAGCAGGAGCAGGCCCAGTTGGCACTCTCCTCCATCGACAACCTCACAAATGTTGGCAGTAGCAAGGATCATATCGTTTCTGGTAATGCAGATGTGGATGCTGGCTCTATGGAGCCCAAACTGTGTTTGGGACCGTCATCCAGTGATTCAGTAGCTGCCGGTATGATAGCAAAGGCAAAGGCAGGAGGTCCTAACCGGTGCAACTCATGCGGGAAGCGGGTCGGTCTGACCGGCTTTAGCTGCCGCTGCGGGAATGTCTTCTGTGCAACACATCGCTATTCAGATAAGCACGACTGCCAATTTGACTACCGACAAGCAGCACAGGATGCCATTGCCAAGGCAAACCCTGTCGTCAAGGCTGAGAAGCTCGATAAAATATGA